A window from Triticum aestivum cultivar Chinese Spring chromosome 6D, IWGSC CS RefSeq v2.1, whole genome shotgun sequence encodes these proteins:
- the LOC123143204 gene encoding receptor-like protein EIX2, whose product MFMPKSPMDTLHFSCIQIAIALLLFTQANSTTEGSTSALHPNDAIPSCVAGEKSALLAFRAGLSDPASLLSSWKGDDCCRWNGVYSSNTTSHVVKLDLRGPEDGCGVETRQGLAGNISSSLLGLKNLWYLDLGCNGFDEIQIPEFMGSRHKLRYLDLSASLFIGRIPPQLGNLSNLRYLSLGNEDTYSTDITWLSRLTSLEHLDMSGVNLSTIVHWLPLVNMLPTLKVLRLPHCQLRISPDSLDISSNGFYGPFPDGIGNMTSIVELDLSDNNLVGMIPSNMKNLCKLETLDFSVNNIDGSIAELFHRLPSCSRNKLQWLSLHDNNLTGSLPTTLVEPLRNLNQLYLSDNKLTGHVPVWIGELKQLTNLDLSSNNLDGVIHEGHLSRLDMLVELTLSDNSIAITVSPTWVPAFSLGIVELRSGQLGPKFPMWLRWQTHVTSLDISNTSISDIIPDWFWTAASSVESLNIRNNQITGFLPSTMEFMRAEEMDFSSNQLGGPIPKLPITLTNLDLSRNNLVGPLPLDFGAPGLRTLLLYNNMISGAIPSSLCSLRALRLLDLSRNGLNGSITDCLVNESSTNMTGLGIANLSLRNNNLSGEFPSLLQKCPRLIFLDLGHNQFSGALPAWIGEKLSSLSFLRLRSNMFYGHIPDELTELVNLQYLDLGYNNISGSIPRSIINCTGMTQTRDNDDLQDAFTFGVYSAGNYLVNYTENLTVLTKGQERLYTGEIIDMVNLDLSCNSLSGEIPEEISALVALKSLNLSWNNFNGKIPENIGALMQVESLDLSHNDLSGEMPSSLSTLTSLSRLNLSYNNLRGEIPTGNQLQTLEDPAYIYIGNPGLCGPPLSVNCSSQPEPIPGENHGDASDDLVSFFLAMGSGYVMGLWLVFCTFLFKRRWRVSWYLLCDSLYDWVYVHVAITWSSLRGKING is encoded by the coding sequence ATGTTCATGCCAAAATCTCCCATGGACACACTTCACTTCTCCTGCATCCAAATAGCCATAGCCCTACTCTTGTTCACTCAAGCCAATAGCACCACAGAGGGCAGCACATCTGCCCTGCATCCAAACGATGCGATTCCCAGCTGTGTTGCCGGTGAGAAGTCTGCCCTTCTTGCCTTCAGGGCAGGCCTATCAGACCCTGCCAGCCTCCTTTCATCATGGAAGGGTGACGACTGCTGCCGATGGAATGGCGTCTATAGCAGCAACACCACCAGCCATGTTGTCAAGCTGGATCTCCGAGGCCCTGAAGACGGATGCGGTGTTGAGACTAGACAGGGGCTAGCAGGCAACATAAGCTCCTCGTTGCTTGGTTTAAAAAATCTATGGTATCTCGACCTCGGCTGCAACGGATTCGACGAGATACAGATACCGGAGTTCATGGGTTCTCGCCATAAGTTGAGATATCTCGACCTATCAGCCTCACTGTTCATTGGAAGGATACCGCCGCAGCTGGGTAATCTCTCCAACTTACGGTACTTAAGTCTTGGGAATGAGGATACATACTCCACTGATATCACCTGGTTGTCACGGTTGACTTCCCTTGAGCACCTAGATATGTCTGGGGTGAACCTCAGCACAATTGTTCACTGGCTTCCATTGGTGAATATGCTTCCAACTCTGAAAGTTCTTCGCCTTCCCCATTGCCAGCTTAGAATTAGCCCTGATTCTCTAGATATCTCGAGCAATGGTTTCTATGGCCCGTTTCCAGATGGGATAGGTAATATGACCTCCATTGTGGAGCTTGATTTATCAGATAATAACCTTGTGGGCATGATACCATCCAACATGAAGAACCTATGTAAGTTGGAGACATTAGATTTTTCTGTGAACAATATCGACGGGAGTATAGCAGAATTATTCCATCGATTACCCAGTTGTTCGCGGAATAAACTACAATGGTTGTCTCTACACGACAACAATCTGACTGGAAGCCTACCAACTACACTAGTAGAGCCCTTGAGAAACCTGAACCAGCTGTATCTCAGTGATAACAAACTCACAGGTCATGTCCCAGTGTGGATAGGAGAGCTCAAACAGCTAACAAATCTGGACCTTAGTTCTAACAACCTGGACGGGGTCATACATGAAGGTCATTTATCACGTCTAGATATGTTGGTGGAATTGACATTATCAGACAACTCCATAGCCATCACAGTGAGCCCAACTTGGGTTCCTGCTTTCAGTCTAGGAATAGTTGAACTTCGGTCCGGTCAGCTAGGGCCAAAATTCCCAATGTGGCTTAGATGGCAAACACACGTAACGAGTCTTGATATATCAAACACAAGCATAAGCGATATAATACCGGATTGGTTTTGGACAGCGGCTTCCTCAGTAGAGTCTCTGAATATCCGAAATAATCAGATTACAGGATTCCTACCATCAACAATGGAATTTATGAGAGCAGAAGAAATGGATTTCAGTTCTAACCAGCTTGGTGGTCCAATACCTAAGCTTCCCATCACTCTAACCAACCTGGATCTCAGTCGGAACAATCTAGTTGGGCCACTACCATTAGACTTTGGAGCGCCGGGGCTTAGGACACTTCTTCTATATAACAACATGATCTCTGGCGCCATTCCATCTTCTTTGTGCAGTTTGCGAGCATTGAGGTTGTTAGATCTATCAAGAAATGGTCTCAATGGGTCAATTACCGATTGCCTAGTCAACGAGTCCAGCACAAACATGACAGGCCTGGGTATTGCCAATCTAAGCTTAAGAAACAACAACCTCTCGGGTGAATTTCCTTCACTTCTCCAGAAATGTCCACGACTCATCTTTCTTGATCTCGGACATAATCAATTCTCTGGGGCTTTACCAGCATGGATTGGGGAGAAGCTATCATCTTTGTCATTCTTACGACTGAGATCCAATATGTTTTATGGTCACATTCCAGACGAGCTTACGGAGCTTGTTAATCTTCAATACTTGGACCTTGGCTACAACAATATTTCAGGGAGCATACCGAGATCTATTATTAATTGTACAGGCATGACACAAACAAGAGACAATGATGATCTTCAGGATGCATTCACTTTTGGAGTATATTCTGCTGGCAATTACCTAGTTAACTATACTGAGAATTTAACAGTACTCACGAAAGGTCAAGAGAGATTATATACAGGAGAAATCATAGATATGGTGAATCTTGATTTATCCTGTAATAGTCTTTCTGGAGAGATCCCTGAAGAAATCAGCGCTCTTGTAGCATTGAAGAGCCTGAACTTATCATGGAACAACTTCAATGGAAAAATCCCTGAGAATATTGGCGCCTTAATGCAGGTGGAGTCACTTGACCTATCACACAATGATTTGTCCGGTGAAATGCCTTCAAGCTTATCGACTCTCACATCATTGAGTCGCCTGAACCTGTCCTACAACAATCTGAGGGGGGAAATACCGACTGGAAATCAACTGCAAACACTCGAAGACCCGGCCTATATTTATATTGGCAACCCCGGCCTCTGTGGTCCTCCTCTCTCTGTAAATTGTTCGTCACAGCCCGAGCCAATTCCAGGAGAAAACCACGGAGATGCAAGCGACGACTTGGTTTCGTTTTTCCTAGCCATGGGCTCTGGATATGTGATGGGTCTCTGGTTGGTCTTCTGTACCTTCTTATTCAAGAGGAGATGGAGAGTTTCGTGGTACTTGCTCTGTGACAGCCTGTATGATTGGGTTTATGTGCATGTGGCTATTACCTGGAGTTCCTTGAGAGGTAAAATCAATGGGTAG
- the LOC123140874 gene encoding wall-associated receptor kinase 3 — translation MIPAAAFIVLLFQLCISAPAAQVTGGAGPPAASCPTSCGSVSVPYPFGIGQGCYWPGFNLTCDRAPGRERLLIGGRSGTLEVVDISLANSTVRVMDTAGAVNITYYGIPEGNGTWGGLAGARAGPFVVSETRNQFLVTGCNVQATLLGETGNVIVGCSAFCAVNDRWSSAATSSLEEVAKCAGIGCCETPIPIGRPSYGVEFKWVDPNHEKDGELPAYVRIAERGWFEGVSAALLNTSLADSSSRTAIPVVLEWAVESRPLPQPQDTLGTSGCPEDAARSACRSSLSSCHNVTGNYRTGYVCRCEDGYQGNPYLADGCQDVDECALPGTCSGGECTNTAGGYICRCPPGARDNPHVKDGCVKSSLGLSVGIGMGSGAGLLLMVLGAIFLTRKMKRRRAKMLKQKFFKQNRGYLLQQLVSQKADIAERMIIPLVELEKATNSFDKAREIGGGGHGTVYKGIMSDLHVVAIKKSKVAIQREIDEFINEVAILSQINHRNVVKLFGCCLETEVPLLVYEFISNGTLYHHLHVEEPEASLPWVDRLRIATETARALAYLHSAVSIPIVHRDIKSQNILIDGNLVAKVSDFGASRCIPIDQTGNATAIQGTFGYLDPMYYYSGRLTEKSDVYSFGVLLMELLTRKKPCSFRSPEEESLVLYFTTLLATGGLVHVLDPQIVVEGGKEVEEVAMLAAACVRMEGDHRPTMRQVEMTLESLRVPNENVKMYEMVAPSYAVVTGKSTEELSRQYSLEEEYLLSSRYPR, via the exons ATGATTCCGGCGGCCGCGTTCATTGTGCTGCTGTTCCAGCTCTGCATCTCGGCGCCGGCTGCTCAGGTCACAGGAGGTGCTGGGCCGCCGGCGGCGAGCTGCCCAACCAGCTGCGGCAGCGTGAGCGTGCCGTACCCGTTCGGCATCGGCCAAGGGTGCTACTGGCCGGGCTTCAACCTCACCTGCGACCGGGCGCCCGGCCGAGAGCGGCTGCTCATCGGCGGCCGCAGCGGCACCCTCGAAGTCGTGGACATCTCGCTGGCCAACTCCACGGTGCGCGTCATGGACACCGCGGGCGCCGTGAACATCACCTACTACGGGATCCCCGAGGGCAACGGCACGTGGGGCGgcctcgccggcgcccgcgccggcCCGTTCGTGGTGTCGGAGACGCGCAACCAGTTCCTGGTCACCGGGTGCAACGTGCAGGCCACGCTGCTCGGGGAGACCGGCAACGTCATCGTCGGCTGCTCCGCCTTCTGCGCCGTCAACGACCGGTGGTCCAGCGCCGCCACCAGCTCGCTCGAGGAGGTCGCCAAGTGCGCCGGCATCGGCTGCTGCGAGACGCCCATCCCCATCGGCCGCCCGTCCTACGGCGTGGAGTTCAAGTGGGTGGATCCCAACCACGAGAAGGACGGCGAGCTGCCCGCGTACGTTCGCATCGCCGAGAGGGGCTGGTTCGAGGGCGTCTCCGCCGCGCTCCTCAACACGTCGCTCGCGGACTCGTCGAGCCGGACGGCGATCCCCGTTGTGCTGGAGTGGGCCGTGGAGTCCAGGCCGCTTCCGCAGCCGCAGGATACGCTGGGCACGTCGGGCTGCCCGGAGGACGCGGCGAGGAGCGCGTGCCGGAGCAGTCTCAGCTCATGCCACAACGTCACCGGCAACTACCGCACTGGCTACGTGTGCCGGTGCGAGGACGGTTACCAGGGCAACCCGTACCTCGCCGACGGATGCCAAGACGTCGACGAGTGCGCGCTGCCCGGCACCTGCTCCGGCGGCGAGTGCACCAACACGGCCGGCGGATACATATGCCGGTGCCCGCCTGGGGCCCGCGACAACCCACATGTCAAAGATGGCTGCGTCAAATCTTCCCTAG GTTTAAGTGTCGGCATAGGAATGGGCAGCGGCGCTGGCCTTCTACTCATGGTACTTGGTGCCATATTTTTGACCAGGAAGATGAAGCGCCGGAGGGCAAAAATgttgaagcagaagttcttcaaGCAGAACAGGGGGTATCTCTTGCAGCAACTGGTGTCACAAAAGGCGGACATCGCCGAGAGGATGATCATCCCCTTGGTGGAGCTGGAGAAGGCCACAAACAGTTTCGACAAAGCTCGCGAGATCGGTGGAGGGGGGCATGGCACGGTGTACAAAGGGATCATGTCAGACCTGCATGTTGTGGCGATCAAGAAGTCTAAGGTCGCGATCCAGAGGGAGATCGACGAGTTCATCAACGAGGTAGCCATCCTCTCTCAGATCAACCATCGGAACGTGGTGAAGCTCTTCGGGTGCTGCCTCGAGACGGAGGTGCCCTTGCTAGTGTACGAGTTCATCTCCAATGGGACTCTTTACCATCATCTTCATGTCGAAGAGCCTGAAGCATCGCTGCCATGGGTGGATCGTCTGAGGATTGCAACGGAGACCGCGAGAGCTCTCGCGTACCTTCACTCGGCCGTGTCAATCCCTATAGTCCACAGGGACATCAAGTCTCAGAACATTTTGATAGATGGCAATCTCGTAGCAAAGGTGTCGGATTTTGGAGCTTCAAGGTGCATTCCGATCGATCAAACGGGGAATGCAACCGCGATCCAAGGGACATTCGGGTACTTAGACCCCATGTACTACTATTCGGGACGGCTTACCGAGAAGAGCGACGTTTACAGCTTTGGTGTTCTCCTCATGGAGCTGCTCACCAGGAAAAAACCATGCTCATTTCGATCACCGGAGGAGGAAAGCCTTGTCTTATATTTCACTACCTTGCTCGCAACAGGCGGTCTAGTCCATGTGTTAGATCCTCAGATTGTGGTGGAAGGGGGCAAGGAGGTTGAAGAGGTAGCTATGTTGGCAGCGGCATGCGTGAGGATGGAAGGAGACCACCGGCCGACCATGAGGCAAGTCGAGATGACACTCGAGAGCCTTCGAGTACCCAATGAAAATGTTAAGATGTATGAGATGGTTGCGCCTAGTTATGCGGTGGTTACGGGTAAGAGCACAGAGGAGCTGAGCAGACAATATAGCCTAGAAGAAGAGTATTTGTTGTCATCAAGATACCCACGGTAG